A genomic region of Miscanthus floridulus cultivar M001 chromosome 3, ASM1932011v1, whole genome shotgun sequence contains the following coding sequences:
- the LOC136543011 gene encoding NAC domain-containing protein 86-like — protein MAPADLPPGFRFHPTDEELVNYYLKRKVHGLSIELDIIPEVDLYKCEPWELAEKSFLPSRDPKWYFFGPRDRKYPNGCRTNRATQAGYWKSTGKDRRINYQNRSIGVKKTLVYYKGRAPQGLRTNWVMHEYRIEESECENTMGIQVTHSCSYASVL, from the exons ATGGCGCCGGCTGATCTCCCACCAGGCTTTAGGTTCCATCCAACTGATGAGGAGCTTGTGAACTATTACCTCAAGAGGAAGGTCCATGGTCTCAGCATCGAGCTCGACATAATCCCTGAAGTAGACCTCTACAAATGTGAGCCTTGGGAGCTAGCAG AGAAATCGTTCCTGCCTAGTAGAGACCCCAAGTGGTATTTCTTTGGGCCAAGGGATAGGAAGTATCCAAATGGATGCCGCACAAACCGTGCAACCCAAGCAGGATACTGGAAATCAACAGGCAAAGATCGGCGAATCAACTACCAGAACAGATCAATCGGCGTGAAGAAGACATTGGTCTACTACAAGGGTCGAGCTCCTCAGGGGCTGAGGACCAACTGGGTGATGCATGAGTACCGCATTGAGGAAAGCGAATGCGAGAACACCATGGGGATTCAGGTGACTCATTCATGTTCCTATGCATCAGTATTATGA
- the LOC136543012 gene encoding LOW QUALITY PROTEIN: uncharacterized protein (The sequence of the model RefSeq protein was modified relative to this genomic sequence to represent the inferred CDS: inserted 1 base in 1 codon; substituted 1 base at 1 genomic stop codon) — MALPSAVVEEGVSKVFSYISTRLDNKVLTADTIARIEIAVSRLDFVLEKTGKIAITYVSLLHRWKIFKRXHKXGMDLLNMYMPQELEETGQAVVRSSSYLQRIANRAVNLSISSLVGLGKEKLSSSVAQKFERYADWAEKFVAEVESSCPLQHVTFRYPFVRHLFEGKTLGCEIMVKKPSQLLSLYLHPVTVEGRGVEVILEYTYDDCRKLEKRFYLCMRLRISEDTDIIGIEGGHP; from the exons ATGGCCCTACCTTCAGCCGTTGTTGAGGAGGGTGTGAGCAAAGTGTTCTCGTACATTTCAACCAGACTGGACAACAAGGTGTTGACAGCTGACACCATTGCAAGGATCGAGATTGCAGTCTCTCGGTTAGATTTTGTCCTCGAGAAGACTGGAAAGATAGCAATCACATATGTCTCCTTGCTACATAGATGGAAGATTTTCAAGC GTCATAAGTAGGGGATGGACCTGCTCAACATGTACATGCCGCAAGAGCTTGAAGAGACCGGGCAAGCGGTGGTAAGGAGTTCCTCCTACCTTCAGAGGATTGCTAATAGAGCTGTGAATTTGTCCATCTCTTCTCTTGTTGGCTTGGGCAAGGAGAAGTTGAGTTCCTCCGTTGCCCAAAAATTTGAGAGGTATGCAGACTGGGCTGAAAAGTTTGTAGCAGAGGTGGAGTCAAGCTGCCCGCTCCAGCATGTCACCTTCCGCTATCCATTTGTCAGGCATCTGTTTGAAGGGAAAACTCTCGGTTGTGAAATAATGGTAAAGAAACCAAGCCAATTACTCAGTTTGTATCTACATCCCGTGACTGTGGAAGGGCGTGGCGTAGAGGTCATACTAGAGTATACATATGACGATTGCAGGAAGCTTGAGAAACGCTTCTATCTATGCATGAGGCTAAGAATCTCGGAGGACACGGACATAATCGGGATTGAGGGAGGCCACCCATGA